One region of Candidatus Brocadia sp. genomic DNA includes:
- the thiC gene encoding phosphomethylpyrimidine synthase ThiC has translation MTQLQLARQNIITQEMRQVAKDEGLDPENIRLRIAEGKIVIPVNRKRKASKVCGIGAGLKTKVNANIGTSADYADVTNELEKLQAAEEAGADAVMDLSTGGDLRAIRKKIIESSSIAVGSVPIYEAAVKTVQHKRAIVDMTAKDMLEAVQLHCEDGVDFVTVHCGATKGVLKHLKENKRICGVVSRGGTFLVEWMIHNGQENPLYDKYEEILAIAKEYDVTLSLGDAMRPGALADAFDRAQVYELNVLAELAQRALDAGVQVMVEGPGHVPLNQVTAQVQLQKELCKGVPFYVLGPIVTDVAPGYDHITSAIGGAIAAAAGADFLCYVTPTEHLSLPSPADVRSGVMAARIAAHAADIAKGIKSAWEWDKKMSQFRRKRNWEGQFSTCIDPTVARSIREKGRPQNEEVCSMCAEYCVFKLSDKV, from the coding sequence ATGACGCAACTACAACTGGCCAGGCAAAACATCATAACACAAGAGATGAGACAGGTTGCGAAAGATGAAGGTTTGGATCCTGAAAATATCCGGCTACGTATCGCCGAGGGTAAGATTGTCATTCCTGTGAACCGCAAACGTAAGGCATCAAAGGTTTGCGGTATTGGTGCAGGACTCAAAACCAAGGTCAATGCCAACATTGGGACTTCTGCCGATTATGCTGATGTCACAAACGAATTGGAAAAGTTGCAAGCGGCGGAAGAAGCAGGCGCTGACGCAGTAATGGACCTTAGCACCGGCGGCGATTTACGGGCGATACGGAAAAAGATTATAGAATCGTCTTCTATCGCTGTAGGCAGCGTACCCATTTATGAGGCGGCCGTAAAGACCGTCCAGCACAAGCGTGCGATCGTCGATATGACGGCTAAGGATATGCTTGAAGCCGTTCAATTGCACTGTGAGGACGGCGTGGATTTTGTTACCGTGCATTGTGGCGCCACAAAGGGGGTACTCAAGCATCTGAAAGAAAATAAACGCATTTGCGGCGTGGTAAGCCGCGGAGGAACTTTTTTAGTAGAATGGATGATCCACAATGGACAGGAGAATCCACTGTATGATAAATATGAAGAAATATTGGCTATAGCAAAGGAATACGACGTGACTCTGAGTTTGGGAGACGCCATGCGACCGGGGGCTTTGGCAGATGCGTTTGATCGTGCACAGGTGTATGAGTTAAACGTACTCGCAGAGCTTGCGCAAAGGGCGCTGGATGCCGGTGTGCAGGTTATGGTAGAAGGGCCCGGACACGTCCCTTTAAATCAGGTAACTGCACAGGTTCAGTTACAAAAGGAACTCTGTAAAGGGGTACCTTTTTATGTACTCGGTCCAATCGTCACGGACGTCGCCCCCGGATATGATCATATTACATCTGCCATTGGGGGGGCTATAGCAGCCGCCGCGGGTGCAGACTTCCTATGCTATGTAACACCGACAGAACATCTGAGCCTGCCTAGTCCAGCCGATGTAAGAAGCGGTGTAATGGCCGCACGGATTGCCGCCCATGCCGCCGATATTGCCAAGGGTATTAAATCGGCATGGGAGTGGGACAAAAAGATGTCACAATTCAGGCGAAAGAGGAATTGGGAGGGACAGTTCAGCACGTGTATCGATCCCACGGTAGCCAGAAGCATTCGCGAAAAGGGACGACCACAAAACGAAGAAGTCTGTTCCATGTGCGCTGAATACTGTGTATTCAAACTCAGCGATAAGGTATAA
- a CDS encoding rRNA pseudouridine synthase, with amino-acid sequence MLERLQKILAEAGLGSRRECERIIAAGRVTVDGTRVTTLGTTVDADKSEIRCDGLLIQKQRKIYFLLNKPKGYVCTNRDELERLKAVDIIKNVTQRIYTIGRLDKESEGLIIVTNDGDLANTLSHPKYEVSKTYFVEVDGYLTDAAIKALESGVWLSFGKTRPVRIQNVRRGRQRSRFEMVLKEGKNREIRRMLVECNYKVRILRRIKIGNLYDPTLKIGKYRKLTDREVARLYTIAERADVKDTGNSLPQSAQKTQRRRISAGNVENCKIYN; translated from the coding sequence ATGTTAGAACGTTTGCAAAAAATATTGGCAGAGGCGGGACTCGGTTCCCGCCGCGAATGCGAAAGAATTATTGCAGCAGGAAGAGTTACTGTTGATGGAACACGCGTCACAACTTTAGGTACAACTGTCGATGCAGATAAAAGCGAAATACGTTGCGATGGGTTATTGATACAAAAGCAACGCAAGATTTATTTTTTACTCAATAAACCAAAAGGCTATGTGTGCACAAACCGTGACGAGCTGGAACGGTTAAAGGCAGTTGATATCATAAAAAATGTGACTCAAAGGATATATACCATCGGAAGGCTGGACAAGGAAAGTGAAGGGCTGATTATCGTAACCAACGATGGTGACCTTGCAAACACGTTGTCACACCCGAAGTATGAGGTGAGTAAAACCTATTTTGTAGAGGTCGATGGATACCTGACAGATGCGGCAATCAAGGCACTGGAATCAGGTGTTTGGCTTTCCTTCGGCAAGACACGGCCCGTAAGGATTCAGAATGTGCGAAGAGGCAGGCAAAGGAGCAGGTTTGAGATGGTGTTGAAGGAAGGCAAAAACAGAGAAATCCGCCGTATGCTTGTTGAGTGTAACTATAAGGTACGCATCCTGCGGCGGATAAAAATTGGTAATTTATATGACCCAACCTTGAAAATCGGCAAATATCGGAAATTGACGGATCGCGAAGTGGCACGGCTTTATACAATAGCTGAAAGAGCCGATGTAAAGGATACAGGCAATAGTTTACCCCAGAGTGCGCAGAAGACACAAAGAAGAAGAATCTCTGCCGGGAATGTCGAGAATTGTAAAATTTATAATTAA
- the recN gene encoding DNA repair protein RecN: MLQELYITNFVLIDRVTIKLCGRLNVFSGATGVGKSLVIGALNFILGGRVTSDVVRSGKDEATVIGKFSVKDRNLLKQIAKISDNNTIEEELLIQRSIDTSGRSRCRLNDVPITVSMLKEIGETLVSIHGQHEHENLLHGTNQLYILDDFGGISPLREDFAGVYQQVTEKTKLQETLKSNQQERRQKMDLYAFQIDEIDKAQLKAGEEEGLEKEKGILSNAEKIYSTVTSCYSQLYESSEAIVERLKSVIRELQSVAKFDDTMQKIFNDCSQSLYQIEDTAFSLGKYRDAFNYDPQRLEYIEERLNSIRKLRSKYGNTVEEILSYRDEIDSKLKQFLEEGTSAEHVDEELRGLSDLLNQKGKELTLKRLSTADKLTPLINEELHDLGIPHGRFCVQITSPFLHNSGNTDGFHANSHGFDRVDFLISPNPGEDLKPLRKIASGGEISRVMLALKHQLAKVDKTPVLVFDEIDANIGGRMGEVIGEKLSSIARSHQVICITHLPQIASYADEQWKVNKQVKNGKTFSTIENLSGESRLEEIADMIRGSEKTDITRKQAQEMLRDAKRKAKSKG; the protein is encoded by the coding sequence ATGCTGCAGGAGTTATATATAACGAATTTTGTATTAATTGATAGAGTCACCATTAAACTCTGTGGACGGTTAAATGTATTTAGCGGGGCAACGGGTGTAGGAAAGTCGTTAGTGATCGGCGCGCTCAATTTTATCCTCGGCGGACGTGTTACTTCGGATGTCGTGCGAAGTGGCAAAGATGAGGCCACAGTAATAGGCAAATTCTCTGTCAAAGATAGAAATCTTTTAAAACAGATTGCAAAAATATCGGACAATAATACTATCGAAGAAGAACTCTTAATTCAAAGAAGTATCGATACAAGCGGCCGGAGCAGATGCCGCTTGAACGATGTTCCTATCACGGTATCCATGCTTAAGGAAATTGGGGAGACATTAGTCAGCATTCATGGTCAGCACGAGCATGAGAACTTGTTACACGGTACCAACCAATTATATATCCTGGACGATTTTGGAGGAATTTCTCCGTTACGGGAAGATTTTGCCGGGGTCTATCAACAGGTTACAGAAAAAACAAAATTGCAGGAGACACTGAAAAGCAATCAGCAGGAACGAAGGCAAAAGATGGATTTATATGCCTTCCAGATCGATGAGATTGATAAGGCACAACTCAAGGCAGGTGAGGAAGAAGGGCTTGAAAAAGAAAAGGGTATCTTAAGTAACGCCGAAAAAATATACAGTACCGTTACCTCATGTTATTCACAACTTTACGAGTCTTCCGAAGCAATTGTTGAAAGGTTGAAGTCAGTTATTCGTGAATTACAATCGGTTGCAAAATTTGACGACACCATGCAAAAGATATTCAACGACTGCAGCCAATCATTGTATCAAATCGAGGATACAGCCTTTTCATTAGGAAAGTATAGAGATGCATTCAATTATGATCCTCAAAGGTTAGAATATATTGAAGAGCGTTTAAATTCGATCCGAAAGTTACGATCAAAATACGGAAACACAGTGGAAGAAATTTTATCCTATCGTGACGAGATAGACTCAAAATTGAAGCAGTTTTTGGAGGAAGGAACATCGGCTGAGCATGTGGATGAAGAATTGCGGGGGTTGTCTGATCTATTGAACCAGAAAGGCAAAGAACTAACTCTGAAACGTCTTTCAACCGCTGACAAGTTAACCCCCCTGATAAATGAAGAGCTTCACGACCTGGGTATTCCCCACGGTCGGTTTTGTGTTCAAATCACGTCTCCATTTTTACATAACAGCGGGAACACTGATGGTTTTCATGCGAATAGTCATGGATTTGATCGGGTTGATTTTTTGATTTCGCCGAATCCTGGTGAGGATTTAAAACCGCTGAGGAAAATTGCCTCTGGTGGAGAAATATCGCGGGTTATGCTGGCATTAAAGCACCAACTTGCCAAAGTAGATAAGACTCCGGTGCTGGTCTTTGATGAAATCGATGCCAATATCGGCGGGAGAATGGGAGAAGTAATTGGCGAAAAGCTGAGTAGCATCGCAAGGTCACACCAGGTAATCTGCATCACCCATCTTCCCCAGATTGCCAGCTATGCAGATGAACAATGGAAGGTGAATAAGCAGGTGAAAAATGGCAAAACGTTTTCGACTATCGAAAACTTATCGGGAGAATCCCGTCTTGAAGAAATTGCCGACATGATCAGGGGAAGTGAAAAAACAGATATTACCAGAAAACAAGCACAAGAAATGTTGCGGGATGCAAAAAGAAAGGCAAAAAGCAAGGGTTAA
- the metG gene encoding methionine--tRNA ligase subunit beta, with product MISIEDFLKVDLRVAEVKHAEPHPNADKLLILKIDAGDGLENRQIVAGIRNHYKPEDLIGKRIVIVNNLAPAILRGVESQGMLLAAKDGNQVVILTPEKDIKPGSKIQ from the coding sequence ATGATCTCGATTGAGGATTTTTTGAAGGTAGACCTGCGTGTGGCAGAGGTGAAGCACGCAGAACCGCATCCAAACGCTGATAAGTTGTTAATATTGAAGATCGATGCGGGCGACGGATTAGAAAATAGGCAGATTGTTGCGGGAATTAGAAACCATTATAAACCAGAAGACCTGATTGGGAAACGGATCGTTATCGTAAACAACCTTGCTCCTGCAATACTCAGAGGCGTTGAGAGTCAGGGAATGCTGCTGGCCGCAAAAGATGGAAATCAGGTGGTAATCCTTACACCGGAAAAGGATATAAAGCCGGGCTCAAAAATACAATAA
- a CDS encoding PilZ domain-containing protein yields the protein MTEYDASQNRRLYPRLNAPIYCRPARLTSPRSPLINIGLGGIRVYSDKAFKVGERLEIELFLPDNTSMTCNVKVVWLNPLDGSTAKYDVGLQFLEVESNDLRRLADILKQST from the coding sequence ATGACAGAATACGATGCCAGTCAAAATAGAAGGCTGTACCCACGCCTTAATGCACCTATTTATTGCAGACCGGCACGCCTTACTTCGCCTCGCAGCCCACTGATCAATATCGGACTTGGCGGCATCCGGGTATACAGTGACAAGGCATTCAAGGTTGGTGAGCGTCTGGAGATAGAATTGTTTTTGCCAGACAACACAAGCATGACGTGTAACGTAAAAGTCGTGTGGCTGAATCCGTTGGATGGGTCAACTGCCAAATACGATGTGGGTCTTCAGTTTTTAGAAGTGGAAAGCAACGACTTGCGGCGCCTGGCCGACATTCTGAAGCAGAGCACATAG
- the truA gene encoding tRNA pseudouridine(38-40) synthase TruA, giving the protein MRNIRLLLEYDGTDYAGWQWQKNDKTIQETLSRAIEQVVHEPIKIYGASRTDAGVHALGQVANFHTTSDIPSERLLHAINFYLPHDITIKDARDVTESFHAQYGAQSKVYQYTLLNNWIRSSLNRNFCYVSGFQLDMDKMISAARYLIGTRDFTSFTTKARCEKNRIRTVKGLDVKKQGQYIYFTIEANGFLYNMVRTIVGTLIEIGRGKISVGHMKDILNARNRNLAGPTAPAKGLCLMEVQYENEHEQPCALI; this is encoded by the coding sequence ATGCGGAATATACGGCTTTTACTAGAATACGATGGCACCGATTATGCGGGCTGGCAATGGCAAAAGAACGATAAAACCATCCAGGAAACCCTTTCAAGGGCAATAGAACAAGTCGTTCATGAACCAATTAAAATTTATGGCGCCAGCCGCACCGATGCAGGTGTCCACGCCCTTGGCCAAGTGGCTAATTTTCACACCACTTCAGATATCCCATCCGAAAGACTACTCCATGCAATAAATTTTTACCTGCCTCATGACATCACGATAAAAGACGCAAGAGACGTAACGGAATCCTTTCATGCCCAATATGGCGCCCAATCGAAGGTGTATCAGTATACACTTCTCAACAATTGGATACGCAGTTCACTGAATCGTAATTTTTGTTATGTGTCCGGATTCCAATTAGACATGGATAAAATGATTTCAGCAGCGAGATACCTCATAGGAACCCGGGATTTTACCTCTTTTACGACGAAGGCCAGGTGTGAAAAGAACCGGATACGTACTGTAAAGGGTTTAGATGTTAAAAAACAAGGGCAGTATATATATTTTACCATTGAAGCAAATGGGTTTTTATACAATATGGTAAGGACCATTGTGGGCACACTGATAGAGATAGGGAGAGGAAAAATCTCAGTGGGGCACATGAAAGATATTTTAAATGCAAGAAATCGGAATCTGGCAGGTCCCACGGCACCGGCCAAGGGGCTGTGTCTCATGGAGGTTCAATACGAAAACGAACATGAACAGCCATGTGCTCTAATCTGA
- a CDS encoding RidA family protein, with protein MEKLVISTDKAPAAIGPYSQAIKTGNLVFISGQIPLLPATGEIVQGDIKVQTRQVLENIKHLLEAAGSSLDKVVKTTIFMKDLNDYTAINDVYKEFFSHKPPARAAVQAARLPRDVGLEIEAIAFCG; from the coding sequence ATGGAAAAATTGGTTATATCAACAGATAAAGCTCCTGCGGCAATTGGACCGTATTCTCAGGCAATCAAGACTGGAAATCTTGTTTTTATATCAGGACAGATTCCTTTACTTCCTGCAACAGGGGAAATTGTGCAAGGGGATATCAAGGTCCAGACAAGACAGGTATTGGAAAATATAAAACATCTCCTGGAAGCAGCGGGTTCGTCCTTAGATAAGGTAGTAAAAACGACCATCTTTATGAAAGACTTGAACGATTATACGGCAATTAATGATGTTTATAAAGAATTTTTCTCACATAAACCACCAGCCAGGGCAGCAGTTCAGGCGGCAAGGTTGCCCAGGGACGTAGGCCTGGAGATTGAGGCTATTGCCTTTTGCGGCTAA
- a CDS encoding 2-C-methyl-D-erythritol 2,4-cyclodiphosphate synthase translates to MLFGIGYDIHKLVENRKLVLGGVEFDYHLGLLGHSDADVVLHAVCDALLGAAALGDIGEHFPDTDPKWKGVSSKFLLLKVADLVKERRCKINNVDVMILAQKPKIGSRKLEMKENIAEWLHVDARRVNIKATTMEGVDAIGRGEAIAAQAIASLCEDL, encoded by the coding sequence ATGCTGTTTGGGATCGGATATGATATTCATAAACTTGTTGAAAACCGCAAACTGGTACTGGGCGGCGTTGAGTTTGATTACCATTTAGGACTACTTGGTCATTCGGATGCCGATGTAGTGCTCCATGCTGTATGTGATGCGTTACTTGGGGCTGCAGCCCTTGGTGATATTGGAGAACATTTCCCGGATACCGATCCGAAGTGGAAAGGGGTCTCCAGCAAGTTCCTTCTTTTGAAGGTTGCTGATCTTGTGAAAGAGAGGCGCTGCAAGATAAACAATGTGGACGTAATGATCCTTGCCCAAAAACCCAAAATCGGTTCCAGGAAATTAGAGATGAAGGAAAATATTGCAGAATGGCTCCATGTGGATGCAAGGAGGGTCAATATTAAGGCAACGACGATGGAAGGCGTAGATGCCATTGGTCGTGGCGAGGCTATTGCAGCCCAGGCCATTGCAAGTTTATGTGAAGACCTGTAA
- the serS gene encoding serine--tRNA ligase, producing MLDINFIRNNPDKIKQAIAHKHENAASIDQILELDTQRRSLIHTCEQLKGKRNEKSREVSELKKRGQDASNIIEETKKIGDEIKSIEEILKELEPKIINLLLRIPNIPAADVPIGRDANDNVIVRTWGQRKTFDFAPLPHWELGRILNILDLERSSKISGSGFILLKGPGAKLERALFCFMLDTHTREHGYTELFPPFLVNRTSMTGTGQLPKLEEDMYRTAVDDLFLVPTAEVPVTNIHRDEILSFKDLPIYYTAYTPCFRREAGSYGKDTRGIIRVHQFNKVELVKLVRPETSYNELESLLINAEKILQLLGLEYRVAKLSTGDMSFAAAKCYDIEVWAPGLDKFLEVSSCSNFEDFQARRINIRFRDEDGKLRFVHTLNGSGLALPRTVIAILETYQRKDGSIIIPDVLQPYMGGMKVIAR from the coding sequence ATGCTCGACATAAATTTTATCAGGAATAATCCTGACAAAATAAAGCAGGCCATTGCCCATAAACATGAAAATGCAGCCAGCATAGACCAAATTTTAGAACTGGATACGCAACGCAGGTCTCTAATCCATACCTGCGAACAATTGAAGGGTAAACGTAACGAAAAATCAAGAGAGGTCAGCGAACTGAAAAAAAGAGGTCAAGACGCCTCTAATATTATCGAAGAAACAAAAAAGATCGGCGATGAAATAAAATCCATTGAGGAAATACTGAAGGAACTGGAACCCAAAATCATCAATCTGCTCCTTCGTATCCCAAACATCCCAGCAGCGGACGTACCCATTGGGAGGGATGCCAATGATAACGTCATCGTCAGGACATGGGGACAGCGGAAAACGTTTGATTTTGCACCTTTACCACACTGGGAATTGGGACGGATTTTGAATATCCTGGATCTGGAACGTTCTTCAAAAATCTCCGGTTCGGGTTTTATCCTTCTAAAAGGACCCGGTGCAAAACTTGAGCGTGCCTTATTTTGTTTCATGCTGGACACCCATACCCGAGAACATGGCTATACTGAATTGTTTCCTCCGTTTCTCGTTAACCGCACGTCTATGACCGGCACAGGCCAATTACCCAAGCTGGAAGAGGATATGTATCGAACTGCCGTAGATGACCTCTTTCTCGTTCCAACGGCGGAAGTTCCGGTTACCAACATCCATCGTGATGAGATACTCTCTTTCAAAGACCTCCCCATCTACTACACTGCCTACACTCCTTGCTTTCGGCGCGAGGCTGGTTCTTATGGTAAGGATACGAGGGGTATTATTCGGGTACATCAATTCAATAAAGTAGAATTAGTGAAACTGGTAAGGCCAGAAACTTCTTACAATGAACTGGAGTCATTACTGATTAATGCGGAAAAGATACTTCAGCTCCTGGGACTTGAATACCGGGTGGCAAAATTATCTACGGGAGATATGAGCTTTGCAGCGGCTAAGTGTTATGACATTGAAGTTTGGGCACCGGGATTGGACAAATTCCTTGAGGTTTCATCCTGCAGCAATTTTGAAGATTTTCAGGCAAGGCGTATTAATATTCGTTTCCGGGACGAGGATGGTAAATTACGATTTGTACATACCTTAAACGGCTCCGGATTAGCCCTGCCAAGAACAGTTATCGCAATTCTCGAAACCTATCAGCGAAAGGATGGGTCCATTATAATCCCGGATGTCCTTCAGCCATATATGGGGGGAATGAAGGTTATTGCCAGGTAA
- a CDS encoding phosphoglucosamine mutase: MTMEKLFGTDGIRGIANIFPMTPEVVLNIGKATAHVFKETYGKKRPKLVIGRDTRLSGCMIENALTSGILSAGADVFLVGHMPTPAIAHLTKSLNVDAGIVISASHNPASDNGIKIFNGDGYKLSDDVEEEIEKYILIENVKTEHITGCFIGNAHYVDDPKGRYIEFAKASIKNLSIKGLKIVLDCANGAAYNTAPHVLRELGAEVIVLNDKPDGLNINLDCGALHPEKMKEVVKKEKAHIGIALDGDADRVIVCDEKGNNVDGDHIIAICAIYLKEKGALKKNCVVTTIMTNKGFDIAMDKKHIRVVKTKVGDRYVIDEIRKKGYVLGGEQSGHIIFSNHTTTGDGIISALQLLGIMKEKGEKLSKLKECMKSLPQVLMNVKVKEKRDIDTLKARKYIWKAEEKLGKKGRVLVRYSGTEHLCRVMIEGEQKKEIQKMANDIAQGIKKEIGV, from the coding sequence ATTACCATGGAAAAATTATTTGGAACAGATGGCATACGGGGTATAGCAAATATATTTCCCATGACGCCTGAAGTTGTATTGAACATCGGTAAAGCCACTGCTCATGTTTTCAAGGAAACATACGGGAAGAAAAGGCCTAAGCTCGTTATAGGCAGAGATACCAGGCTAAGTGGCTGTATGATAGAAAATGCACTTACATCCGGGATCTTATCCGCAGGCGCAGATGTCTTCCTTGTTGGTCATATGCCAACACCTGCCATTGCCCATTTAACAAAATCATTGAATGTTGATGCAGGTATTGTAATTAGCGCTTCACATAATCCTGCCTCAGATAATGGAATAAAGATTTTTAATGGTGATGGCTATAAGTTGTCCGATGATGTCGAAGAAGAAATTGAAAAATATATCTTAATAGAAAATGTAAAAACAGAACATATAACAGGATGTTTCATAGGAAATGCACATTACGTTGATGATCCAAAAGGAAGGTATATAGAATTTGCAAAAGCTTCTATAAAAAACCTGAGTATAAAAGGATTAAAAATTGTCTTAGATTGTGCTAATGGCGCCGCATATAATACTGCACCACATGTATTGAGAGAGTTAGGCGCAGAAGTTATTGTGCTCAACGATAAACCAGACGGACTGAACATAAACTTGGATTGCGGGGCACTGCATCCTGAAAAAATGAAGGAAGTGGTGAAAAAAGAGAAGGCACATATCGGAATAGCACTAGACGGTGATGCAGACAGGGTTATCGTTTGTGATGAAAAGGGAAATAATGTTGATGGTGACCATATCATCGCAATATGCGCAATTTACCTGAAAGAGAAAGGTGCATTGAAGAAAAATTGCGTTGTTACCACGATCATGACGAATAAAGGATTCGATATTGCGATGGATAAAAAGCATATCCGTGTTGTTAAGACAAAGGTGGGCGACAGGTACGTCATTGATGAGATAAGGAAAAAAGGATATGTTTTGGGCGGTGAACAGTCCGGACATATCATATTCTCAAATCATACAACAACGGGTGACGGAATAATCTCTGCCTTACAATTGTTGGGAATTATGAAGGAGAAGGGGGAAAAATTAAGTAAGTTAAAGGAATGCATGAAATCCCTGCCCCAGGTGCTTATGAATGTTAAAGTAAAAGAAAAAAGGGATATCGATACCCTGAAAGCAAGGAAGTATATCTGGAAAGCAGAAGAAAAATTGGGGAAAAAGGGAAGGGTGCTCGTCAGATATTCGGGAACAGAGCATTTATGCAGGGTCATGATTGAAGGTGAGCAGAAAAAAGAAATTCAAAAAATGGCGAATGACATTGCCCAGGGAATAAAAAAAGAGATCGGGGTTTAA
- a CDS encoding glucose-1-phosphate thymidylyltransferase, which translates to MQAIILAAGKSTRTWPLTLTKPKPLLKVMNKEILRHNLDALQGLVSAVMVIVGFKKEMIINEIGNKYGKLSIQYVEQKTQLGTGHALKCVEDLIKNKFVVLGGDDIFSRRDIQACLRHKYAVLGCKVENPSRFGVFVLSGKEVRKVVEKPQTYVSDIANTGLYVFDKNVFKFKLKKSTRGEYEIIDYINELVKEEKVVCETVKGHWLSVGYPWDLIQVNNILVSEIKNEIKGKIEKNVTVKGKIHVGKGTVILSGTYIDGNVVIGENCTIGPNCFLRGNTSIGNNCHIGQAVEIKNSIIMDNAKVPHLSYVGDSVVGENSNLGAGTITANLRHDNKNVQSEVKGELIDTGRRKFGAIIADDVHTGINTTIYPGRKLWPGVGTGPGEIVDKDKKV; encoded by the coding sequence ATACAAGCGATCATTTTGGCTGCGGGAAAAAGTACAAGGACATGGCCGCTGACATTGACGAAGCCAAAACCATTACTGAAAGTAATGAATAAAGAGATACTCAGGCATAATTTGGATGCGTTGCAGGGATTAGTGAGCGCGGTTATGGTAATCGTAGGATTTAAAAAGGAAATGATCATAAACGAGATCGGCAATAAATATGGGAAGTTAAGCATCCAGTATGTAGAACAAAAAACACAGTTAGGTACGGGACATGCCCTGAAATGTGTTGAAGATTTGATTAAAAACAAATTTGTCGTTTTAGGCGGAGACGACATCTTTTCCCGCCGGGACATACAAGCATGTTTAAGGCATAAATACGCTGTTTTGGGGTGCAAGGTTGAAAATCCGAGCAGATTCGGTGTTTTCGTTTTGTCAGGCAAAGAGGTGAGAAAGGTCGTAGAAAAACCCCAGACATATGTGTCAGATATAGCAAATACAGGATTATATGTCTTTGATAAAAATGTATTCAAATTTAAGCTGAAAAAAAGTACAAGGGGAGAATACGAAATAATTGACTACATCAATGAGCTTGTCAAAGAAGAAAAGGTAGTTTGTGAAACGGTAAAAGGACATTGGTTGTCGGTAGGGTATCCATGGGATTTAATTCAGGTAAATAACATTTTAGTCTCTGAAATAAAAAATGAGATAAAGGGAAAAATAGAGAAGAACGTTACCGTAAAAGGGAAGATACACGTAGGAAAAGGGACGGTAATTTTATCAGGGACGTATATAGACGGGAATGTTGTTATTGGCGAGAACTGCACCATAGGACCAAACTGTTTTTTAAGAGGAAACACCTCGATCGGAAACAACTGTCATATTGGACAGGCGGTTGAGATAAAAAATAGTATTATTATGGATAATGCAAAAGTCCCCCATCTTTCTTATGTGGGAGATAGCGTTGTTGGAGAAAATAGCAATCTGGGCGCAGGCACAATCACCGCTAATTTAAGACATGACAATAAAAATGTGCAATCTGAAGTGAAAGGTGAATTGATTGATACTGGCAGAAGGAAGTTTGGGGCTATAATCGCCGATGATGTTCATACAGGAATAAATACAACAATCTATCCCGGAAGAAAGCTTTGGCCGGGGGTAGGCACAGGGCCGGGCGAGATCGTTGATAAAGACAAGAAGGTTTAA